A part of Nocardioides sp. WS12 genomic DNA contains:
- the miaB gene encoding tRNA (N6-isopentenyl adenosine(37)-C2)-methylthiotransferase MiaB, translating to MSTTQSPPRTYEVRTHGCQMNVHDSERLSGLLEDAGYLAVSAGDQADVVVFNTCAVRENADNKLYGNLSQLVPVKAANPGMQIAVGGCLAQKDRATITEKAPYVDVVFGTHNIGSLPVLLERARIMEEAQVEILESLSVFPSTLPTKRDSAYAAWVSVSVGCNNTCTFCIVPALRGKEQDRRPGEILAEIEALVAEGVSEITLLGQNVNAYGVEFGDRQAFSKLLRACGSIEGLDRVRFTSPHPAEFTDDVIEAMAETPNVMPQLHMPLQSGSDKVLKDMRRSYRQAKYLGIIERVRAAMPDAAITTDIIVGFPGETDEDFEQTLEVVRQARFAGAFTFKYSKRPGTPAATLEGQVSPEVVQERYLRLAELVAQIAWEENKLLVGREVELMVSEGEGRKDAETHRLSGRGPDNRLVHFEADFSLVEGAPRPGDIVTVVITHGAPHHLIADGPVRALRRTRSGDAWDRISTGSTSGVQAPSGVGLGMPAIGVPAPLPAGPVCG from the coding sequence ATGAGCACCACGCAGAGTCCGCCCCGAACGTACGAAGTCCGCACCCACGGGTGCCAGATGAACGTGCACGACTCCGAGCGACTCTCCGGGCTGCTCGAGGACGCCGGCTATCTCGCCGTCAGTGCCGGCGACCAGGCCGATGTGGTCGTGTTCAACACCTGCGCCGTGCGCGAGAACGCCGACAACAAGCTCTACGGCAACCTGTCCCAACTCGTGCCGGTCAAGGCCGCGAACCCGGGCATGCAGATCGCCGTCGGTGGGTGCCTCGCGCAGAAGGACCGCGCCACGATCACCGAGAAGGCGCCGTACGTCGACGTCGTCTTCGGCACCCACAACATCGGCTCGCTGCCGGTGCTGCTGGAGCGCGCCCGGATCATGGAGGAGGCGCAGGTCGAGATCCTCGAGTCCCTGTCGGTCTTCCCCTCGACGCTCCCGACCAAGCGCGACTCGGCGTACGCCGCCTGGGTGTCGGTGTCGGTCGGCTGCAACAACACCTGCACGTTCTGCATCGTCCCGGCGCTGCGCGGCAAGGAGCAGGACCGCCGGCCCGGCGAGATCCTCGCCGAGATCGAGGCGCTGGTCGCAGAAGGCGTCTCCGAGATCACCCTGCTGGGCCAGAACGTCAACGCGTACGGCGTGGAGTTCGGTGATCGCCAGGCGTTCTCGAAGCTGTTGCGGGCGTGCGGCTCGATCGAGGGCCTGGACCGGGTGCGGTTCACCAGCCCCCACCCGGCGGAGTTCACCGACGACGTCATCGAGGCGATGGCCGAGACGCCGAACGTGATGCCCCAGCTGCACATGCCGCTGCAGTCCGGCTCCGACAAGGTGCTCAAGGACATGCGTCGGTCCTACCGGCAGGCGAAGTACCTCGGCATCATCGAGCGGGTCCGCGCCGCGATGCCCGACGCGGCGATCACCACCGACATCATCGTGGGCTTCCCCGGCGAGACCGACGAGGACTTCGAGCAGACCCTCGAGGTCGTCCGGCAGGCCAGGTTCGCCGGTGCCTTCACGTTCAAGTACTCCAAGCGACCCGGCACCCCTGCCGCCACCCTCGAGGGCCAGGTCTCCCCGGAGGTCGTCCAGGAGCGGTACCTGCGGCTCGCGGAACTCGTCGCCCAGATCGCCTGGGAAGAGAACAAGCTGCTCGTCGGCCGTGAGGTCGAACTGATGGTCTCCGAGGGCGAGGGTCGCAAGGACGCCGAGACGCACCGCCTCTCCGGACGCGGGCCCGACAACCGGCTCGTGCACTTCGAGGCGGACTTCTCGCTGGTCGAGGGTGCACCGCGACCCGGCGACATCGTCACCGTCGTGATCACGCACGGTGCCCCGCACCACCTGATCGCCGACGGCCCGGTGCGGGCGCTTCGTCGTACTCGCTCCGGAGACGCGTGGGACCGGATTTCGACAGGCTCAACCAGCGGGGTCCAGGCACCTTCGGGTGTCGGCCTCGGGATGCCGGCCATCGGCGTCCCCGCTCCGTTGCCCGCCGGCCCGGTCTGCGGCTGA